In Vibrio atlanticus, the following proteins share a genomic window:
- a CDS encoding GatB/YqeY domain-containing protein: protein MALIEQLKEEQKLAMKAKDKPRLGTIRLALSAIKQREVDERITLNDDDIIAILVKMVKQRRDSVAQYESANRQDLADVEKAEITVLEGFMPQPLTEEEVIALLDSAIAEAQPAGMQDMGKVIAILKPQIQGRADMGKVSGLVRSKLA, encoded by the coding sequence ATGGCTCTTATTGAACAACTCAAAGAAGAGCAAAAATTAGCGATGAAAGCCAAGGACAAACCGCGCCTTGGCACTATCCGCTTAGCTCTTTCAGCAATTAAGCAACGTGAAGTTGACGAACGGATCACTCTGAACGACGACGACATTATTGCTATATTAGTTAAAATGGTTAAGCAACGTCGCGATTCTGTTGCTCAATATGAATCGGCAAATCGTCAAGATCTTGCTGACGTGGAAAAAGCAGAAATTACGGTACTTGAAGGCTTTATGCCTCAACCGCTAACTGAAGAAGAAGTTATTGCACTACTTGATAGCGCAATTGCAGAAGCTCAACCTGCGGGCATGCAAGACATGGGTAAAGTAATAGCTATCTTGAAACCACAAATTCAAGGGCGTGCAGATATGGGTAAAGTTAGTGGTTTAGTTCGTTCTAAACTCGCTTAA
- the rpsU gene encoding 30S ribosomal protein S21: MPIVKVRENEPFDVALRRFKRSCEKAGILSEVRRREHYEKPTTVRKRAKAAAQKRHAKKLARENARRVRLY; this comes from the coding sequence ATGCCAATAGTTAAAGTACGTGAAAACGAACCGTTCGACGTTGCACTACGTCGTTTCAAGCGCTCTTGTGAAAAAGCAGGTATCCTTTCTGAAGTGCGTCGTCGTGAGCATTACGAAAAGCCAACTACAGTTCGCAAACGCGCTAAAGCAGCAGCTCAAAAGCGTCACGCTAAAAAGCTAGCTCGCGAAAACGCACGTCGCGTTCGTCTGTACTAA
- the tsaD gene encoding tRNA (adenosine(37)-N6)-threonylcarbamoyltransferase complex transferase subunit TsaD gives MRIIGIETSCDETGIAIYDDEQGLLSHQLYSQVKLHADYGGVVPELASRDHVKKTIPLIKAALAEANLTSKDIDGVAYTAGPGLVGALLVGATIGRSIAYAWGVPAVPVHHMEGHLLAPMLEDNPPPFPFVALLVSGGHTMMVEVKGIGEYRILGESIDDAAGEAFDKTAKLMGLDYPGGPLLSRLAEKGTPGRFKFPRPMTDRPGLDMSFSGLKTFAANTIRANDNDDQTRADIAYAFQEAVCATLVIKCKRALVETGMKRIVIAGGVSANKQLRVELEALAKKIGGEVYYPRTEFCTDNGAMIAYAGMQRLKNGETADLSVHATPRWPIDQLEPIV, from the coding sequence ATGCGCATTATTGGTATTGAAACCTCTTGTGATGAAACAGGAATCGCAATTTATGATGATGAGCAAGGGCTGCTTTCTCATCAGTTATACAGCCAAGTAAAGCTGCACGCCGATTACGGTGGTGTGGTACCTGAGCTAGCGTCGCGTGACCACGTAAAAAAAACCATTCCACTGATTAAAGCGGCATTGGCAGAAGCGAACCTAACGTCGAAAGATATTGATGGCGTGGCTTACACGGCTGGCCCTGGTTTGGTTGGTGCATTGCTTGTGGGCGCAACGATTGGTCGCAGTATTGCCTATGCGTGGGGCGTGCCTGCTGTGCCAGTGCACCATATGGAAGGTCACCTTCTTGCGCCAATGCTAGAAGATAATCCTCCACCATTCCCATTTGTTGCTCTGCTGGTTTCTGGCGGTCATACCATGATGGTAGAAGTGAAAGGCATTGGTGAATACCGAATTCTTGGTGAATCGATTGATGATGCGGCGGGTGAAGCGTTTGATAAAACCGCGAAGCTAATGGGCTTAGATTACCCAGGTGGTCCACTGCTATCTCGACTCGCAGAAAAAGGCACGCCAGGTCGTTTTAAGTTCCCACGTCCAATGACCGATCGTCCGGGTCTAGATATGAGCTTTTCGGGCTTGAAAACGTTCGCGGCAAATACCATTCGTGCTAATGACAATGATGACCAAACTCGTGCTGACATCGCTTATGCGTTCCAAGAAGCGGTTTGTGCGACCTTGGTAATCAAGTGTAAGCGTGCGTTGGTAGAGACGGGTATGAAACGTATCGTGATTGCTGGCGGTGTGAGTGCCAACAAACAACTACGAGTTGAGCTTGAAGCATTAGCCAAGAAAATCGGTGGAGAGGTGTACTACCCACGCACTGAGTTCTGTACAGATAACGGTGCGATGATCGCTTATGCGGGCATGCAGCGCCTGAAGAATGGTGAAACGGCTGATTTATCTGTCCATGCCACACCGCGTTGGCCAATTGACCAGCTAGAGCCGATTGTTTAA
- a CDS encoding alpha/beta fold hydrolase codes for MNKFTVDNQSMAYLDEGQGPVVVLGHSYLWDSAMWKPQIDALKTQYRCIVPELWSHGESQAAPSSMRNLKDYAQHILDLLDHLEIEEFSVVGLSVGGMWGTELAELAPARIKSLVLMDTFVGLEPEVAHAKYFSMLDTITQTKMVPQPIVEAVVPLFFANDAQTNTPTLVEGFTQKLSALKGENAEEVARIGRMVFGRRDMIEAVESFALPVLIAVGQEDKPRPALESYLMNDCITGSELVVIPDAGHISSLEQPEFVNTMLKTFLDKHLL; via the coding sequence ATGAACAAGTTCACAGTAGACAATCAATCGATGGCGTACCTAGATGAAGGTCAAGGCCCTGTTGTTGTATTAGGCCACAGCTACCTTTGGGACAGTGCAATGTGGAAGCCGCAGATCGATGCATTAAAAACTCAGTATCGCTGTATTGTTCCAGAGCTTTGGTCTCATGGTGAATCACAAGCCGCGCCGAGCTCGATGCGCAACTTAAAAGATTACGCTCAACACATTTTGGATCTACTTGATCATTTAGAAATCGAAGAATTTTCCGTAGTAGGTTTATCGGTTGGCGGTATGTGGGGAACCGAGTTAGCGGAACTTGCACCTGCACGTATCAAGTCTCTGGTTCTAATGGATACTTTCGTAGGGCTCGAGCCAGAAGTTGCTCATGCTAAATACTTCAGCATGTTAGACACCATTACTCAAACCAAGATGGTTCCTCAACCGATTGTTGAAGCGGTTGTTCCATTGTTCTTTGCAAATGATGCTCAAACAAACACGCCAACTTTAGTGGAAGGCTTTACTCAGAAATTATCGGCTCTTAAGGGTGAGAACGCTGAAGAAGTGGCTCGAATCGGTCGAATGGTCTTTGGACGTCGCGATATGATTGAAGCAGTAGAGAGCTTTGCACTGCCGGTTTTGATCGCTGTAGGGCAAGAAGACAAACCACGTCCGGCACTTGAGTCATACCTAATGAACGATTGTATTACGGGCAGTGAGTTAGTGGTGATTCCTGATGCTGGTCATATTAGTTCGCTAGAGCAACCAGAGTTTGTGAACACAATGCTGAAGACGTTTTTAGATAAACATCTGCTGTAA
- the plsY gene encoding glycerol-3-phosphate 1-O-acyltransferase PlsY, with protein MTPLALIMIIAAYLLGSISSAVLICRVLRLPDPRTVGSNNPGATNVLRVGGKGAAAAVLLCDMLKGTIPVWLGYYLKIDPIILGVVAIAACLGHMYPIFFHFKGGKGVATALGAIAPIGFDLTGMIMATWLVVAFLFRYSSLAALVTVLLAPFYAWLVKPQYTLPVAMLCCLIVLRHHQNIRRLLDGSEPKLGQKKSA; from the coding sequence ATGACCCCATTGGCACTCATCATGATTATTGCTGCCTATTTACTAGGTTCAATCTCTAGTGCGGTCTTGATATGCCGAGTCTTAAGACTTCCTGACCCAAGAACTGTGGGGTCCAATAACCCCGGAGCCACCAATGTGCTTCGCGTGGGTGGCAAAGGCGCCGCTGCGGCCGTCCTGCTTTGTGACATGCTTAAAGGCACCATTCCTGTTTGGCTTGGCTACTACCTCAAGATCGATCCCATCATTTTAGGTGTTGTGGCGATCGCAGCCTGCCTTGGTCATATGTATCCAATATTCTTCCACTTTAAAGGTGGTAAAGGCGTCGCAACCGCACTCGGAGCAATTGCCCCAATTGGATTCGATTTAACAGGCATGATCATGGCGACTTGGTTGGTTGTAGCATTTTTGTTTCGTTACTCTTCGTTAGCGGCACTGGTTACTGTGTTGCTCGCACCTTTCTACGCTTGGTTAGTCAAACCTCAATACACACTGCCTGTGGCCATGTTGTGTTGTTTGATCGTCCTACGTCACCATCAGAATATTCGTCGCCTACTCGATGGCAGCGAACCAAAACTCGGGCAAAAAAAATCGGCTTAA
- the folB gene encoding dihydroneopterin aldolase, translated as MALDKVFIEQLEVITTIGVYDWEQEIKQKLVLDIEMAHDNRPAGKSDDVVDALDYSTVSTAVLDHIANGRFLLVERVAEEVAELIMTQFSVPWIKIRLAKPGAVPQAKAVGVIIERGQA; from the coding sequence ATGGCACTGGATAAAGTTTTCATTGAACAGCTAGAAGTAATTACAACGATCGGTGTTTACGATTGGGAACAAGAGATTAAACAAAAACTTGTGCTTGATATTGAAATGGCTCATGACAATCGCCCAGCAGGTAAGAGTGATGATGTTGTCGATGCTTTGGATTACTCGACAGTCAGCACTGCCGTACTTGACCACATTGCGAATGGCCGATTCCTATTGGTTGAGCGTGTGGCAGAAGAAGTCGCTGAATTGATTATGACTCAGTTCTCAGTGCCTTGGATTAAAATTCGTCTAGCGAAGCCTGGCGCAGTACCACAAGCAAAAGCCGTGGGTGTGATCATCGAAAGAGGTCAAGCATGA
- the folK gene encoding 2-amino-4-hydroxy-6-hydroxymethyldihydropteridine diphosphokinase, protein MTIAYVGVGTNIDRDKHARVAWTELQSLGTNLKCSKIYHCEPVGFKSHSFYNFVVEIDTSLSLTEFSQQLREIEFKWGRPQDAHKLQDRKLDLDIVLFGEVVSESDPELPRSDIYKYPFVTQPLYDLCPARVIPQDGRNVSEIWQKMQQLDTLSVVDITL, encoded by the coding sequence ATGACAATAGCCTATGTTGGTGTTGGCACGAACATAGACCGCGACAAGCATGCAAGGGTGGCATGGACAGAGCTTCAATCATTAGGAACTAACCTTAAATGCTCTAAGATCTATCACTGTGAGCCTGTGGGGTTTAAAAGCCATTCGTTTTATAACTTTGTGGTTGAGATCGACACATCACTCTCATTGACTGAATTTTCACAGCAGCTCCGTGAAATTGAGTTTAAATGGGGTCGCCCTCAAGATGCCCATAAGCTTCAAGATCGAAAGCTCGATCTTGATATTGTGCTGTTTGGAGAGGTGGTATCAGAGAGCGATCCAGAATTACCACGAAGTGATATCTATAAATATCCTTTTGTAACACAACCACTTTATGATCTTTGTCCTGCGAGAGTGATCCCGCAAGATGGAAGAAACGTCAGTGAAATATGGCAGAAGATGCAGCAATTAGACACGCTCTCTGTCGTAGATATAACACTATAA
- a CDS encoding undecaprenyl-diphosphate phosphatase, giving the protein MSYFEAFMLALVQGFTEFLPISSSAHLILPSAVLGWEDQGLAFDVAVHVGTLAAVVIYFRKEVVSLLSAFFGSVFKGDRSKEAKLAWMIILATIPACIFGLLMKDIVELYLRSAWVIATTTIIFGLLLWWVDKNSSLRDDEYQAGWKKALFIGLAQAMAIIPGTSRSGATITAALYLGFTREAAARFSFLMSIPIITLAGGYLGLKLVTSGDPIHVGTLLTGIVVSFISAYICIHFFLKLISRMGMTPFVIYRLILGFGLFAFLMMQ; this is encoded by the coding sequence ATGAGTTATTTTGAAGCGTTTATGTTGGCGTTGGTGCAAGGCTTTACTGAGTTTTTACCTATTTCCAGTTCTGCACACTTAATCCTTCCTTCTGCTGTTTTAGGTTGGGAAGATCAAGGCTTGGCTTTTGATGTGGCTGTCCACGTTGGTACTTTGGCAGCCGTGGTTATCTATTTCCGTAAAGAAGTGGTCTCTCTGTTGAGCGCATTCTTTGGTTCAGTGTTTAAAGGCGATCGCAGTAAAGAAGCGAAGTTAGCGTGGATGATCATTCTCGCGACGATTCCTGCGTGTATCTTTGGTTTGTTGATGAAAGATATTGTTGAGCTTTACTTGCGCAGTGCATGGGTGATAGCGACGACCACCATTATCTTTGGTCTGTTGCTATGGTGGGTGGATAAGAACTCAAGCCTGCGTGATGACGAATACCAAGCGGGTTGGAAAAAGGCGCTGTTTATTGGTCTTGCTCAAGCAATGGCGATCATCCCAGGTACGTCTCGCTCTGGCGCAACGATTACCGCAGCACTTTACCTTGGTTTCACACGTGAAGCGGCGGCTCGATTCTCTTTCTTGATGTCTATCCCAATCATCACTCTGGCTGGTGGTTATTTGGGCCTGAAGTTAGTGACCAGTGGTGATCCAATCCATGTTGGTACTTTGCTAACGGGAATCGTGGTTTCTTTCATTAGTGCTTATATCTGTATTCACTTCTTCTTGAAGCTTATCTCTCGTATGGGTATGACGCCGTTTGTTATCTACCGCTTGATTTTAGGTTTTGGTCTATTCGCTTTCTTGATGATGCAGTAG
- a CDS encoding multifunctional CCA addition/repair protein, with protein MLAVKSSSDKTFRGDKLQIYDSLPKDNGLQRYLVGGAVRDKLLNIDSYDRDWVVVGSTPQEMESLGFTAVGKDFPVFLHPKTKEEHALARTEKKSGSGYTGFECYFAPDVSLEEDLMRRDLTINAIAQDDKGQLYDPYHGQKDLSDRILRHVSDAFVEDPLRVLRVARFAAKLHHLNFTVASETMVMMSEIVQSGELAHLTAERVWQEWHKSLSTPHPEVFLSLLKECGALAVVLPEIDALFGVPQPEKWHPEIDTGIHTLMVAQQAALLSSSLPVRFAAQVHDLGKGVTPESEWPSHKMHCHTGLKIIKKLCERVRVPNEFRDLALLVCEQHSNIHRAGELKPTTVLKVLNKFDVWRKPDRLNDILLCCQADHAGRKGLEDQPYPQKARFEMAYQAALQVEVKAIIADGFQGKDIREEQEKRRAIAIESALLELADS; from the coding sequence TTGCTCGCAGTAAAGTCCAGCAGTGATAAAACATTTCGAGGTGATAAGTTGCAAATATACGATAGCCTACCAAAAGACAATGGGCTACAACGCTACCTAGTCGGTGGAGCGGTGCGCGATAAGCTGCTCAACATTGATAGCTATGATAGAGATTGGGTCGTGGTAGGGAGTACCCCTCAAGAGATGGAAAGCCTTGGCTTTACTGCTGTCGGGAAAGATTTCCCCGTATTCTTACACCCAAAAACCAAAGAAGAGCACGCACTGGCTCGCACTGAGAAAAAATCCGGTTCGGGTTATACCGGTTTCGAGTGTTACTTTGCACCGGATGTGAGTTTGGAAGAAGATCTCATGCGTCGAGATTTAACGATCAACGCCATCGCTCAAGATGACAAAGGCCAACTTTACGATCCTTACCATGGCCAAAAAGATCTCTCTGATCGTATTTTAAGGCACGTCTCGGATGCCTTTGTTGAAGATCCTCTTCGTGTGCTGCGTGTGGCTCGCTTCGCCGCCAAACTCCATCATCTCAACTTTACGGTTGCATCTGAAACCATGGTGATGATGAGTGAGATAGTGCAATCCGGTGAACTGGCACACCTCACTGCAGAGCGAGTTTGGCAAGAGTGGCATAAATCTCTTAGCACTCCCCACCCTGAAGTGTTCCTTTCTTTATTGAAAGAGTGTGGTGCATTGGCTGTTGTGTTGCCTGAAATTGACGCTCTGTTTGGTGTGCCTCAACCTGAAAAGTGGCACCCTGAAATCGACACGGGCATTCACACTCTGATGGTTGCTCAGCAAGCTGCGCTACTAAGTTCATCGTTACCAGTACGTTTTGCCGCTCAAGTACATGACTTAGGTAAAGGCGTCACACCAGAAAGCGAGTGGCCAAGCCACAAAATGCATTGTCATACTGGCTTGAAGATCATTAAGAAGCTATGTGAAAGAGTCAGAGTGCCCAATGAATTCAGAGATCTCGCACTGTTAGTTTGCGAGCAACATTCTAATATACACCGCGCAGGCGAGCTCAAGCCAACCACCGTTCTCAAGGTTCTGAACAAGTTTGATGTTTGGCGTAAACCAGACAGGCTCAACGATATACTGCTTTGCTGCCAAGCTGATCACGCTGGCCGAAAAGGATTAGAAGATCAGCCTTACCCTCAGAAAGCGCGTTTTGAAATGGCTTACCAAGCAGCGCTTCAAGTCGAAGTTAAAGCCATTATTGCCGATGGTTTTCAAGGCAAAGATATTCGAGAAGAACAAGAGAAACGCAGAGCTATCGCAATTGAGAGCGCCCTATTAGAGCTCGCTGATAGTTAA
- a CDS encoding ExeA family protein — MYKEYFGFVEMPFSIVPNSRYLFLSQRHQEAMQNLQAGLGEGGGFAMLTGEVGTGKTTVAKAMLSSLDNQTQAGLILNPTFSNSDLLEAICDEFEVEYPEQASLKQLSQAIHHFLLDSHAEGIQTLLVIDEAQHLAADVLEQLRLLTNLETDSRKLLKVLLVGQPELQQHLQTTQLRQLAQRITGRYHLLPLNIEETGKYIAFRLETAGGEQMLFSNRSIKLIAQYTHGIPRLINLVCDKALQLAFHDGDKSPSNETVNRACQQVMSFQADVYHVEKTRATHVVPKLIQYAGIAALSVGLAIATFNFAPTYISSWMPADTSSEVKTEVAANTQRSFVAETPILDDKSIPVQGLKTSKFALPQDVQNHLKQGNNQTLAIRDLYTLWGYESSLRDWLCLSEQQSVFVCEQHQANLEYLIELGVPVVLNLELGQEPVFAVLYGASEESVELLVNEKLLVMPKRTLKQIWQGDYVAIWKQPLRETLKEGYQGEAVALLDLLLSEVLGEDVSGSDVFDYELKMKIEAFQTWQGMSVDGIAGKRTLARLQRLAQLDSPKLMSLEGGES, encoded by the coding sequence ATGTATAAGGAATATTTTGGCTTCGTTGAGATGCCATTTTCGATTGTACCAAATTCTCGCTATTTGTTTTTGAGTCAGCGTCACCAAGAAGCGATGCAGAACCTACAAGCCGGTTTAGGCGAAGGTGGGGGCTTTGCGATGCTTACTGGTGAGGTCGGTACAGGAAAAACAACGGTCGCCAAAGCGATGTTGTCATCACTCGATAATCAGACTCAAGCTGGCCTTATACTCAACCCTACGTTTTCCAATTCAGATTTACTTGAAGCTATCTGCGATGAGTTTGAGGTCGAATACCCTGAACAAGCGTCGTTGAAACAGCTGAGTCAGGCAATTCATCACTTCCTGCTTGATAGCCATGCTGAAGGCATTCAAACCTTATTGGTGATAGATGAAGCCCAACACCTTGCAGCTGATGTGTTGGAGCAGCTACGCCTTCTGACCAATTTAGAAACCGATAGTCGTAAGCTATTAAAGGTGCTGTTGGTTGGACAACCTGAATTACAGCAACACTTACAAACCACACAGCTACGTCAACTCGCGCAGCGGATTACAGGTCGCTATCACTTATTACCTCTTAATATCGAAGAAACGGGTAAGTACATCGCGTTTCGTTTGGAAACGGCGGGTGGTGAGCAGATGTTGTTTTCGAATCGTTCAATCAAGCTTATCGCCCAATATACCCATGGTATTCCGAGGCTCATTAACTTGGTGTGTGATAAAGCGCTGCAATTGGCTTTCCATGATGGTGATAAATCACCGAGTAATGAAACGGTTAACCGAGCTTGTCAGCAGGTCATGTCCTTTCAGGCCGATGTGTATCACGTCGAGAAAACTCGTGCTACTCATGTAGTTCCAAAATTAATCCAATACGCGGGGATTGCCGCATTAAGTGTCGGCCTTGCAATCGCGACCTTTAACTTCGCCCCAACCTATATTAGTTCATGGATGCCTGCAGATACTTCCAGTGAGGTGAAAACGGAAGTAGCGGCGAATACTCAACGATCATTTGTGGCTGAAACACCGATATTGGATGATAAATCTATACCGGTTCAAGGTCTCAAGACTTCGAAGTTTGCACTACCACAAGATGTTCAGAATCACTTAAAGCAAGGGAATAATCAAACGCTTGCAATTAGGGACCTATACACGCTTTGGGGGTATGAATCTTCGCTTCGTGATTGGCTATGTTTGAGTGAACAACAAAGTGTATTTGTATGTGAGCAACATCAAGCCAATTTAGAATATTTGATTGAACTTGGAGTTCCCGTGGTTCTTAATCTGGAATTAGGTCAAGAACCTGTGTTTGCTGTACTTTATGGCGCGTCTGAGGAGTCTGTTGAGCTCCTAGTCAACGAAAAGCTATTGGTGATGCCTAAGCGCACCTTAAAGCAAATTTGGCAAGGTGATTATGTCGCGATTTGGAAACAGCCGCTAAGAGAGACCCTGAAAGAGGGCTATCAAGGTGAGGCGGTTGCTTTACTTGATCTATTGCTTTCAGAAGTCTTGGGTGAAGACGTATCGGGCAGTGATGTATTTGACTATGAATTGAAAATGAAAATCGAAGCGTTTCAAACTTGGCAGGGTATGTCTGTTGATGGCATCGCAGGTAAGCGCACCTTAGCAAGGTTGCAGAGATTAGCTCAACTAGACTCGCCTAAGTTGATGTCATTAGAAGGAGGCGAAAGCTAA
- a CDS encoding general secretion pathway protein GspB — protein MSRIMHELKQSSNHKSSFKGYQNHHVPSSVRGISNKRGSSLTMGLILVLVPSLLVGGVLVYQSYNQQQQGSVSPVASGALPESKLQSDFEPQIAGSGIASVDAVSVDADDEALFSVRSAPVSQLLKALPRQEIHAKMGTDIGNIASDSKAILANVDTSNQAATNLEPLSIEPSVQPGTNNDNATLQSDRDLLKGLDLTELPPDLALKLESMMGEQSVSPEPMDSRPVGNMDSQVIGLETHGNRLSGVLPKLDLQTHMYSSSETKRWVKVNGHEVAQGEWIERGIQLLEIKPQSVIIEFNQQRIEIPALYEWKG, from the coding sequence ATGTCACGTATTATGCACGAGCTTAAACAGTCTTCTAATCATAAATCTAGCTTTAAAGGTTACCAAAACCATCACGTGCCTAGCTCTGTTAGAGGGATTAGCAACAAACGAGGTTCATCGTTAACAATGGGACTGATCCTTGTCTTGGTGCCTTCTTTATTGGTGGGCGGCGTTCTGGTTTATCAGTCGTATAATCAACAGCAGCAAGGCTCGGTTAGCCCCGTTGCCTCCGGAGCTCTGCCTGAATCAAAGCTTCAATCAGACTTTGAGCCTCAAATTGCCGGTTCTGGCATTGCCAGTGTGGATGCAGTGTCAGTGGATGCAGACGATGAAGCATTATTCTCTGTTCGCTCGGCACCGGTAAGCCAGCTTTTGAAAGCACTACCGCGTCAAGAGATACATGCAAAGATGGGCACCGACATCGGTAATATCGCTAGTGACTCAAAAGCGATATTGGCAAATGTAGATACTAGTAATCAAGCAGCAACGAATTTAGAGCCATTATCTATTGAACCGTCAGTTCAACCTGGAACGAATAATGATAATGCCACGCTGCAATCGGACCGTGATTTACTGAAAGGGTTAGACCTCACCGAGTTGCCACCCGATTTAGCGTTGAAGCTTGAATCAATGATGGGAGAGCAGTCGGTTTCACCTGAACCGATGGATTCTAGACCTGTGGGGAATATGGATTCTCAGGTCATCGGTTTAGAAACACATGGCAATAGATTGTCTGGTGTATTACCTAAGTTAGACTTACAAACTCACATGTACTCGAGTAGCGAAACTAAGCGTTGGGTAAAAGTGAATGGACATGAAGTTGCTCAAGGGGAATGGATCGAGCGGGGTATTCAGTTGCTTGAGATTAAACCACAATCGGTAATCATTGAATTCAATCAGCAGAGAATAGAAATCCCAGCTTTGTATGAGTGGAAAGGTTAG
- a CDS encoding TIGR04211 family SH3 domain-containing protein, whose amino-acid sequence MKKLISLVLFAMLAAPAAFAQDRYIADKLFTYMHSGPNNTFRIIGSIDAGEKITYLQTNKSTGYTQVQDSRGRKGWVESKFVSTKESMALRMPKLEKELSEVKGKLANARQSADSEKAGLASSLDSRNKQIAELEQNYSEISQQLTSSQTENRQLRAKLDTQKDDLLLKYFMYGGGVAGIGLLLGLVLPHIMPRRRKSPNGWA is encoded by the coding sequence GTGAAAAAACTGATTAGCTTAGTTTTGTTCGCAATGCTTGCGGCTCCAGCTGCCTTTGCTCAAGACCGTTATATTGCTGACAAACTATTTACTTATATGCACTCTGGCCCAAACAATACTTTCCGTATCATAGGTAGTATTGATGCCGGCGAGAAAATCACCTACCTGCAAACTAACAAGAGCACGGGTTACACTCAGGTTCAAGATAGCCGAGGACGTAAAGGTTGGGTTGAGAGTAAGTTCGTAAGCACAAAAGAAAGTATGGCGCTGCGCATGCCTAAGCTAGAGAAAGAACTCTCTGAAGTAAAAGGCAAGCTGGCAAATGCTCGCCAAAGTGCTGATAGCGAAAAAGCAGGTCTCGCAAGCTCTCTAGACTCTCGTAACAAGCAGATTGCTGAACTAGAGCAGAACTACAGTGAGATTAGCCAACAGCTAACGAGCTCTCAAACTGAGAACCGTCAACTACGCGCTAAGCTAGATACTCAAAAAGATGACTTACTATTGAAGTACTTCATGTACGGTGGTGGTGTTGCTGGTATTGGTCTACTTCTTGGCCTTGTTCTGCCACACATCATGCCTCGTCGTAGAAAGTCACCAAACGGCTGGGCGTAA